A genomic window from Candidatus Zixiibacteriota bacterium includes:
- a CDS encoding response regulator, whose amino-acid sequence MMKVLIVDDEPPARRRIRRLLSGHPDIRIVGECRNGAEAVKAIRTEAPDLIFLDVQMPGMDGFDVLRRLDEKHMPAVVFVTAYDQYAVRAFDVHALDYLLKPFDEERFAKTLRRAREQVHDGLASPDRSRLLKLLASLSPRSPREARLLIRDRGKTLFVPLDTIEWIESAGNYCIAHTPNGKQLLRRTMKALEEALSPDVFRRVHRRAIVNIQCIKELRSWGEGEYELILASGAKVPVSRRYRRHLDEAL is encoded by the coding sequence ATGATGAAGGTCCTGATCGTCGATGATGAACCGCCGGCGCGGCGTCGGATACGACGCCTCCTCTCGGGGCATCCCGACATCCGGATTGTGGGGGAGTGCCGCAACGGCGCGGAAGCCGTGAAGGCCATCCGGACGGAGGCGCCGGATCTGATCTTCCTCGATGTGCAGATGCCGGGGATGGATGGATTCGACGTGTTGCGCCGGCTCGATGAGAAACACATGCCGGCCGTTGTCTTCGTCACCGCCTACGATCAGTACGCCGTGCGCGCGTTCGACGTGCACGCGCTGGACTACCTGCTGAAGCCGTTCGACGAAGAACGATTCGCGAAAACGCTGCGCCGCGCCCGCGAGCAGGTGCACGATGGACTCGCGTCCCCGGATCGCAGCCGGCTGTTGAAACTACTCGCATCGTTGTCGCCGCGCAGCCCCCGCGAAGCACGGCTGCTCATCCGGGATCGTGGGAAGACCCTCTTCGTTCCCTTGGACACGATTGAGTGGATCGAGTCCGCCGGGAACTACTGCATCGCCCACACTCCCAACGGTAAGCAACTCCTGCGCCGGACGATGAAGGCATTGGAGGAAGCTCTGAGCCCTGACGTCTTCCGACGGGTCCATCGCCGCGCGATCGTCAATATCCAATGCATCAAAGAACTTCGATCTTGGGGAGAGGGCGAATACGAGCTCATCCTCGCCAGCGGCGCCAAAGTACCGGTGAGCCGCCGCTACCGCCGCCATCTCGACGAAGCGCTGTAG
- the pstB gene encoding phosphate ABC transporter ATP-binding protein PstB → MRTRALDFYYGALQVLYRVDFDIFPNVVTSLIGPSGCGKTTFLRTLNRMNDHIPGTRVMGEVTIDDAPIYAPNVDVTALRRRIGMVFQRSNPFAKSIYENVAFGLRIAGVRDRRVIDGAVEESLQLAALWEEVKDDVRRPALMLSGGQQQRLCIARALAVRPEVLLMDEPASALDPISTAKIEELIEDLRKRYTIVIVTHNMQQAARISQYTGFFYMGRLIEFGPTATIFTTPREKQTEDYVTGRFG, encoded by the coding sequence ATGCGCACGCGTGCCTTGGACTTCTACTACGGCGCACTGCAAGTCCTGTACCGCGTGGATTTCGACATCTTCCCGAATGTTGTGACGTCGTTGATCGGGCCCTCGGGGTGCGGCAAGACGACCTTCCTGCGCACACTCAACCGGATGAACGACCATATACCGGGGACGCGGGTGATGGGAGAGGTTACCATCGACGATGCCCCGATCTACGCCCCGAACGTGGACGTGACGGCGCTGCGCCGGCGGATCGGCATGGTCTTCCAGCGGTCCAATCCCTTCGCCAAGTCGATCTACGAAAACGTGGCGTTCGGCCTCCGCATCGCCGGGGTCCGGGACCGCCGTGTGATCGACGGCGCCGTGGAGGAATCCCTGCAGTTGGCGGCGCTCTGGGAGGAAGTGAAGGATGACGTGCGCCGGCCGGCGCTCATGCTGTCGGGCGGCCAACAGCAGCGCCTCTGCATCGCCCGCGCACTGGCCGTTCGTCCGGAAGTCCTGCTCATGGATGAACCGGCCTCGGCGCTCGATCCGATCTCGACCGCCAAGATCGAGGAACTCATCGAGGATCTCCGCAAACGCTACACCATCGTCATCGTGACCCATAACATGCAACAGGCGGCGCGCATCTCGCAATACACCGGCTTCTTCTACATGGGCCGGTTGATCGAGTTCGGGCCGACCGCCACGATCTTCACCACACCTCGGGAAAAGCAGACCGAGGACTACGTGACCGGACGGTTCGGCTGA
- the pstC gene encoding phosphate ABC transporter permease subunit PstC encodes MTPPQMKAPGSHLAGSAPRRAFPLRVADRRRDQIAHRLIGLAAFGTIASIILIFVFVGKEALPVLTSPEVHKEVTVGQMLEKVEPRPGKPKTFIWQPVSDVPKYALPPLVLGSLKATLVAILFATPLAVGAAMYSSEFAPRRAREFIKPVIEMLAGIPSVVLGFFALMVMADWLKVLFGWKYRLNATTAGVALGVAIIPVIYTVAEEALRAVPRQYREAALALGAGPWAAARRVVLPAAAPGILAAIALGFGRAIGETMIVLMASGNAALWTLSLSDSIRTMSATIAAELAEVVHDSAHYHVLFFIGALLFVVTFLVNLAGEVYVGRLKRRLSGIAG; translated from the coding sequence ATGACGCCGCCGCAGATGAAGGCCCCCGGTTCTCACCTTGCCGGTTCCGCTCCCCGACGCGCCTTTCCTCTTCGTGTCGCCGACCGGCGACGGGATCAGATCGCTCACCGGTTGATTGGCCTTGCCGCATTCGGAACCATCGCATCGATCATTCTCATCTTCGTGTTCGTCGGCAAGGAGGCCCTTCCCGTACTGACATCTCCTGAAGTGCACAAGGAAGTCACGGTCGGCCAGATGCTCGAAAAAGTGGAGCCGCGACCCGGTAAGCCCAAAACGTTCATCTGGCAACCGGTCTCCGACGTCCCCAAGTATGCGCTGCCGCCGTTGGTGCTCGGTTCTCTGAAGGCGACTCTGGTCGCCATCTTGTTTGCCACCCCGCTTGCCGTCGGCGCCGCGATGTACTCATCCGAGTTCGCACCGCGGCGCGCCCGTGAGTTCATCAAACCGGTCATCGAAATGTTGGCCGGGATTCCCTCGGTCGTACTTGGGTTCTTCGCGCTGATGGTGATGGCCGACTGGCTGAAGGTGCTCTTCGGCTGGAAATACCGCTTGAATGCCACCACCGCGGGCGTCGCGCTCGGTGTGGCGATCATCCCCGTGATCTACACGGTCGCCGAGGAGGCGTTGCGGGCCGTGCCGCGCCAGTACCGTGAAGCCGCTCTCGCCCTCGGCGCCGGGCCATGGGCGGCGGCCCGACGGGTCGTCCTGCCGGCGGCGGCACCCGGGATTCTGGCGGCCATTGCTCTGGGGTTCGGGCGGGCCATTGGTGAAACCATGATCGTGCTGATGGCGTCCGGCAACGCGGCCCTATGGACGCTCTCGCTCTCCGATTCGATTCGCACCATGTCGGCCACGATCGCCGCGGAATTGGCGGAAGTCGTGCACGACTCAGCGCACTATCATGTTCTGTTCTTCATCGGTGCCCTGCTGTTTGTGGTGACTTTCCTGGTCAACCTGGCGGGTGAGGTGTACGTCGGGCGTTTGAAGCGTCGGCTGTCCGGCATCGCAGGCTGA
- a CDS encoding 4Fe-4S binding protein, whose amino-acid sequence MRTRYIRYGLLTVIVGLVVYLALGLGTRSFETFCPFGGMESLWGLYTAGEFSCALGPLNLSLLLAVLVLALVAKKAFCGWACPIGFLGELCGRLGRTVTGRSASPTAGLDRGMRLLRYVVLAMSLYFTYKTGELILRGYDPFYLIFSGIGHGSAGVISWAVLAVILVGALVIPMFFCRYLCPLGAVFDPFSRLGLIKVVRNDETCTACGNCQSACPHDIPVHTLSRVRHRDCTNCLECIDACPERNVLSLRTTL is encoded by the coding sequence ATGCGGACAAGATACATACGCTATGGTCTTCTGACGGTCATTGTTGGTCTCGTAGTCTACCTCGCGCTCGGTCTTGGCACGCGGTCGTTTGAGACCTTCTGCCCGTTCGGCGGCATGGAGAGCTTGTGGGGTTTGTACACGGCGGGCGAGTTCAGTTGCGCCCTCGGCCCCCTGAACCTATCGCTGCTCTTGGCGGTGCTGGTGCTCGCCCTGGTCGCCAAGAAGGCGTTCTGCGGTTGGGCCTGTCCGATCGGTTTCTTGGGGGAATTGTGCGGTCGACTCGGGCGCACGGTGACCGGACGGAGCGCCTCGCCGACCGCGGGTCTTGATCGGGGGATGAGACTCTTGCGCTATGTTGTTCTGGCGATGTCACTCTACTTCACATATAAAACCGGCGAACTGATCCTGCGCGGGTACGATCCGTTCTACTTGATCTTCTCCGGTATCGGCCATGGCTCGGCGGGTGTGATATCGTGGGCCGTCCTGGCCGTCATCCTCGTCGGGGCGCTGGTGATCCCGATGTTCTTCTGCCGGTATCTCTGCCCGCTGGGCGCGGTGTTCGACCCATTCAGCCGCCTGGGTCTGATCAAGGTGGTTCGCAATGACGAGACCTGTACGGCGTGCGGCAACTGCCAGTCGGCCTGCCCACATGACATACCTGTACACACGCTCTCGCGTGTCAGACATCGGGACTGCACTAACTGTCTTGAGTGCATTGATGCCTGCCCGGAGCGCAATGTGCTTTCACTGCGTACGACACTGTAG
- the amrS gene encoding AmmeMemoRadiSam system radical SAM enzyme has protein sequence MALTCPGWLEWLSQPALAGVDSEPFNVALLRDAPLARYWVAANAPGTSCLTCHAAGDSVSGDRHVHANGIVKCLLCARGCVIREGERGGCRARMNLNGELRTLVYGRPITVHIDPIEKKPFYHFLPGSAAFSLATAGCPLHCKFCQNWEISQARPEDYAGPYTPPDTIVAKAARPDVQVIAFTYNEPTVFTEYLTDIARLARPHGIPCVLVSCGFMNEAPLTEMCSVLRAIKIDLKGFSPEFYQRVCSAELAPVLRSIKQVARSGVHLEIVNLVVPSLNDSETMMTDLVKWVMGELGPDVPVHFTRFHPDYQMLNLPPTPVGTLERAYAIAREAGMHYPYVGNVPGHPGDNTYCPQCGRAVIERSGFFISAMNIGDGRCRYCREPIAGVWSLSHD, from the coding sequence TTGGCGTTGACATGCCCCGGCTGGCTCGAGTGGCTGAGCCAGCCGGCTCTGGCCGGCGTAGACTCAGAGCCGTTCAATGTCGCCCTCTTGCGTGATGCGCCGCTGGCGCGTTACTGGGTCGCGGCAAATGCTCCGGGAACCTCATGCCTGACCTGCCATGCCGCCGGTGACAGCGTTTCCGGTGATCGGCACGTTCACGCCAACGGGATCGTCAAGTGCCTGTTGTGCGCCCGGGGCTGTGTCATACGGGAGGGCGAACGCGGCGGCTGTCGCGCCCGCATGAATCTGAACGGCGAGCTACGCACTCTCGTGTACGGCCGTCCCATCACCGTCCACATCGACCCGATCGAGAAAAAGCCGTTCTATCACTTCCTTCCCGGATCGGCGGCATTCTCACTGGCGACCGCGGGCTGCCCGCTGCACTGTAAGTTCTGTCAGAATTGGGAGATCTCGCAGGCGCGGCCGGAAGACTACGCCGGACCATACACGCCTCCGGACACGATCGTGGCCAAGGCCGCGCGTCCCGATGTGCAAGTGATCGCCTTCACCTACAATGAACCGACCGTGTTCACGGAGTACCTCACCGATATTGCCCGTCTCGCCCGGCCGCATGGGATTCCCTGTGTGCTGGTCAGTTGCGGATTCATGAATGAAGCGCCGCTGACCGAGATGTGTTCGGTCCTCCGCGCGATCAAGATCGACCTGAAGGGGTTCAGTCCGGAGTTCTACCAGCGCGTGTGCAGCGCCGAGTTGGCGCCGGTCCTGCGCAGTATCAAGCAGGTTGCGCGCAGCGGCGTCCACCTGGAAATCGTCAATCTCGTGGTGCCGAGCTTGAACGACTCGGAGACCATGATGACCGACCTGGTGAAGTGGGTGATGGGGGAACTGGGCCCCGATGTCCCCGTGCATTTCACCCGTTTCCATCCCGACTACCAGATGCTGAACCTGCCCCCCACTCCGGTCGGGACGCTGGAACGTGCTTACGCGATCGCCCGTGAGGCCGGCATGCACTACCCTTATGTCGGGAATGTCCCCGGCCATCCCGGCGACAACACGTACTGTCCCCAGTGCGGGCGCGCGGTCATCGAGCGCAGTGGTTTCTTCATCAGTGCCATGAACATCGGGGACGGACGGTGCCGATACTGTCGCGAGCCGATCGCCGGTGTGTGGAGTTTATCCCATGATTAG
- the phoU gene encoding phosphate signaling complex protein PhoU, whose product MQRHFEEELAELRQQLATMGTLVESMISQAVRFLTEHSTAEAGTLERDEEEVNRLHMQIDEICLRLLALRQPAAADLRLVASALKMNADLERIGDQTVNLLNRAATLEQSGGEWPSVDLTPLVRVASGMVADALDAFIRRDVDLAQKVLEDERSADALRHDIETELVRQAEDRAHSFVQTMQLVLVAHHLERIADHATNIAEDVIYFLEGRDIRHQRTD is encoded by the coding sequence ATGCAGCGTCATTTCGAAGAAGAACTCGCCGAGCTGCGGCAGCAACTGGCCACCATGGGCACACTGGTGGAGTCCATGATCAGCCAGGCGGTCCGCTTCCTGACGGAGCACTCCACGGCTGAGGCCGGGACGCTGGAGCGCGACGAGGAGGAAGTCAATCGGCTGCACATGCAGATTGACGAGATCTGCCTCCGCCTTCTGGCGCTCAGGCAGCCGGCAGCGGCCGACCTGCGACTCGTGGCCTCGGCGTTGAAGATGAATGCCGACCTGGAGCGCATCGGCGACCAGACCGTCAATCTGCTGAATCGCGCCGCCACTCTGGAGCAATCCGGGGGCGAATGGCCGTCGGTTGATCTGACCCCGCTGGTACGGGTCGCCTCCGGAATGGTGGCGGACGCGTTGGATGCGTTCATTCGCCGGGATGTGGACCTGGCACAGAAGGTCCTAGAGGATGAGAGATCCGCGGATGCCTTGCGTCACGACATCGAAACTGAGCTCGTCCGTCAGGCGGAGGATCGGGCACATTCCTTCGTGCAGACCATGCAGCTTGTCCTCGTCGCCCATCACCTGGAGCGGATCGCCGACCACGCCACCAACATCGCCGAGGACGTCATCTACTTCCTCGAAGGCCGTGACATCCGGCACCAGCGGACCGACTGA
- the pstA gene encoding phosphate ABC transporter permease PstA, whose protein sequence is MMTPGGELPSVSGSLAVPARPLAHRARWRRWLSPLPLLTGALTVCVLALLVVILWNVTAGGVGRLTWEFLTTAPKEGMTAGGIFPAIFGTVFLVVLMTLAVIPLGVATAVYLRYYARPDSAFSRLVRVAVNNLAGVPSIVFGLFGLGFFVQFVGRGIDRSFFGGELTFAQPAIIWASLTLALLTLPVVIVATEEAMRAIPRDYLEASYSLGATRWQTISRVVLPNAMTGILTGGILAVSRGAGEVAPIMFTGAAYFLPYLPHKLNDQFMELGYHVYVMSTQSPDVEATLPILYSTVLVLLMLTFALNALAVLIRSRLRRRQVAS, encoded by the coding sequence ATGATGACCCCAGGTGGCGAGTTGCCTTCGGTGAGCGGGTCATTGGCCGTGCCGGCGCGGCCGCTGGCTCATCGCGCCCGCTGGCGCCGCTGGCTGTCTCCGCTGCCGCTACTAACCGGCGCATTGACGGTCTGTGTCCTGGCCCTGCTGGTTGTCATCCTCTGGAACGTCACGGCCGGAGGGGTCGGACGACTGACTTGGGAATTCTTGACCACGGCGCCCAAAGAAGGAATGACGGCCGGAGGCATCTTCCCGGCGATTTTCGGGACGGTCTTTCTGGTTGTGTTGATGACGCTCGCCGTGATCCCGCTGGGTGTCGCCACGGCGGTGTACTTGCGCTACTATGCGCGACCGGACTCGGCGTTTTCCCGCCTCGTACGGGTCGCGGTCAACAACCTCGCCGGTGTACCGTCGATCGTGTTCGGTCTCTTCGGCCTCGGGTTCTTTGTGCAGTTTGTCGGACGGGGGATCGATCGCTCCTTCTTCGGCGGCGAACTGACCTTCGCACAGCCGGCCATCATCTGGGCATCGCTCACTCTGGCGCTCCTGACCCTCCCGGTGGTCATCGTGGCGACCGAGGAGGCCATGCGCGCCATTCCGCGCGACTATCTCGAAGCGTCGTATTCCCTCGGTGCGACACGCTGGCAGACGATCTCCCGCGTCGTGTTGCCCAATGCCATGACGGGAATCTTGACCGGAGGCATCCTCGCGGTATCCCGCGGCGCCGGTGAAGTGGCGCCGATCATGTTCACCGGGGCCGCGTATTTTCTGCCCTACCTGCCCCACAAACTGAATGACCAATTCATGGAATTGGGCTATCATGTGTACGTCATGTCGACGCAGTCGCCCGACGTGGAGGCCACGCTTCCCATCCTGTACTCGACCGTCTTGGTCCTCCTGATGCTCACGTTTGCACTCAACGCGCTGGCGGTCCTGATCCGCTCACGGTTGCGGCGGCGCCAGGTTGCATCATAG
- a CDS encoding sensor histidine kinase: MPTAPSTRNRARMWLLYAGIWTLVGLFWATRWYWLFKDSKTMPITWLESMCLGLVEWYLWGFFALAIFAISSRLPFQKSRWWRPLPIHAVCALVISLVQLLLYNAAQRPIDEYFMQQPPPPEMATFWSGYFYILRSKLHAAVMAYALIAMVSYAILYYRRYRQQELQAAELSTQLAHARLDALQSRLQPHFLFNTLHTISSLMHEDVAAADLMVSRLSGLLRLVLHHADRPTIALRRELEFVEAYLDIERVRFSDRLRVVVDVDAAALDVPVPTLMLQPLVENAVRHGVAAATDGGTVRVGARLDNGYLLVSVSDNGPGLGSRSTGGSGRGIGLASVRERLQSLYGEDHIFTLSNSEAGVSVSIRIPCQSVDPAGVRNDEGPDRR, from the coding sequence ATGCCAACCGCACCATCGACCAGAAACCGCGCCCGCATGTGGCTTCTCTATGCGGGAATCTGGACGCTGGTCGGGCTCTTCTGGGCCACGCGATGGTACTGGCTGTTCAAGGACAGTAAGACCATGCCGATTACGTGGCTGGAATCGATGTGCCTCGGGCTGGTGGAGTGGTACCTCTGGGGTTTCTTCGCCCTGGCCATCTTCGCGATTTCATCACGACTACCATTTCAGAAGTCGCGCTGGTGGCGGCCGCTGCCGATTCATGCCGTCTGCGCGTTGGTGATCAGTCTCGTGCAGCTCCTGCTGTACAATGCCGCCCAACGGCCGATCGATGAGTACTTCATGCAGCAACCCCCGCCGCCGGAAATGGCCACATTCTGGTCCGGGTATTTCTACATCCTGCGCTCCAAGCTCCACGCCGCCGTCATGGCGTATGCGCTCATCGCGATGGTGTCATACGCGATCTTGTACTACCGGCGCTACCGCCAGCAGGAACTGCAGGCGGCCGAGTTGTCGACCCAGTTGGCGCATGCCCGGCTCGACGCGCTCCAATCGCGTTTGCAGCCCCACTTCCTGTTCAACACGCTCCACACGATCTCATCGCTCATGCACGAGGACGTCGCCGCCGCCGATCTCATGGTGTCGCGGCTCAGCGGACTTCTGCGCCTGGTGCTCCACCACGCCGATCGGCCGACCATCGCGCTGCGCCGGGAGCTGGAGTTCGTCGAGGCCTACCTGGACATTGAGCGCGTCCGGTTCTCGGATCGGCTGAGAGTCGTCGTCGACGTCGATGCGGCGGCACTCGATGTCCCTGTTCCCACGCTCATGTTGCAGCCGCTGGTTGAGAACGCGGTGAGACATGGCGTGGCAGCCGCAACGGATGGAGGCACGGTCCGTGTCGGTGCCCGCCTGGACAACGGTTATCTCCTGGTCTCGGTGTCGGACAACGGACCGGGTCTGGGGAGTCGGAGCACGGGCGGTTCCGGGCGCGGCATCGGCCTCGCCAGTGTCCGCGAGCGATTGCAGAGTTTGTATGGCGAAGACCACATCTTCACCCTGAGCAACAGCGAGGCCGGTGTTTCGGTGTCGATCAGGATTCCCTGCCAATCGGTCGATCCTGCCGGAGTGCGGAATGATGAAGGTCCTGATCGTCGATGA
- the amrB gene encoding AmmeMemoRadiSam system protein B produces the protein MIRRDESIAHPPGRHDGSSRSVAVTRPVSALQRTAHGPIGVVLACVVSVALGWNASPVRAGGDHIRPPAVAGQFYPADSTVLARAVDCYFEDAIIPLAERPIALIAPHAGYIYSGQIAADAFCQASSFDYDVIVLLGTNHTVPRFSGVSVYAEGAFRTPLGDVPVARDLAARLLATDKDVTFIESVHAREHSIEVLLPFVQRLFPHVPILPAVIGEPDLALCTRFGEALAASLAGRRPLIVASSDLSHYPDYEDARRIDRETIRAILTLDADSIHQTLGRLVRRNVANLVTCACGEAPIMVAAVAARHLGAHGARLISRANSGETALADRTRVVGYAAIAIVRDSLADNGITIAESGLTPADTPVLTPEGKRTLLRFARKTIRQFLETETAPLARGDDPDLLRGAGVFVTLKERGELRGCIGHMAADLPLEQAVGYCALQAAFNDRRFPPLEPEELPQAQIEISILTPYRPVSSYEDIQVGRDGVLLEKDGRSAVFLPQVATEQGWDRDQMLEQLCAKAGLPRDAWRTGARFQTFQAKVFSESDFDR, from the coding sequence ATGATTAGGCGTGATGAGAGCATCGCTCATCCTCCCGGTCGTCACGATGGATCGTCCCGATCTGTCGCGGTGACCCGTCCGGTGTCTGCGCTTCAGCGCACGGCGCATGGCCCCATCGGTGTAGTCCTGGCTTGCGTCGTTTCTGTCGCGTTGGGATGGAACGCGTCCCCGGTCCGCGCGGGCGGCGACCACATCCGCCCTCCTGCCGTGGCCGGTCAATTCTACCCGGCTGATTCCACCGTGTTGGCGCGCGCCGTCGATTGCTATTTCGAGGACGCGATCATACCGCTCGCCGAGCGACCGATTGCGTTGATTGCGCCGCACGCCGGATACATTTACTCCGGCCAGATCGCGGCCGACGCGTTCTGCCAGGCATCGTCCTTTGACTACGACGTCATAGTACTTCTGGGAACCAACCATACAGTGCCGCGGTTCAGTGGTGTCTCCGTCTATGCCGAGGGCGCATTCCGCACGCCGTTGGGCGATGTCCCGGTGGCTCGCGATCTGGCGGCGCGTCTGCTGGCGACCGACAAGGACGTCACATTCATTGAATCCGTCCACGCCCGCGAGCACTCCATCGAAGTCCTGCTTCCCTTTGTGCAGCGGCTGTTTCCTCACGTGCCGATTCTCCCAGCCGTCATCGGGGAGCCCGATTTGGCGCTCTGCACGCGTTTCGGCGAGGCCCTGGCCGCGTCGCTGGCGGGACGGCGGCCCTTGATCGTCGCCAGTTCCGATCTGTCCCACTATCCCGACTATGAAGACGCGCGGCGGATCGATCGCGAGACCATACGGGCCATTCTCACTCTGGATGCCGACTCGATACATCAGACGTTGGGGCGGTTGGTGCGGAGGAATGTTGCGAACCTGGTGACCTGCGCCTGCGGCGAGGCGCCGATCATGGTCGCCGCCGTCGCCGCCCGCCATCTCGGCGCACACGGCGCCCGCCTGATCAGTCGGGCCAATTCCGGGGAAACAGCGCTCGCGGACCGCACGCGGGTCGTCGGCTATGCCGCCATCGCCATCGTCCGAGACTCTCTCGCCGACAACGGTATCACGATCGCCGAAAGTGGATTGACTCCGGCCGATACTCCCGTGTTGACTCCTGAGGGCAAGCGAACGCTCTTGCGCTTTGCCCGCAAGACCATCCGGCAGTTCCTGGAAACCGAGACCGCGCCATTGGCGCGGGGAGACGACCCGGATCTGCTTCGCGGCGCCGGCGTGTTTGTCACACTCAAAGAGCGCGGCGAACTGCGCGGCTGCATCGGGCATATGGCAGCGGACCTTCCCCTCGAACAAGCGGTCGGCTACTGTGCCCTGCAGGCGGCGTTCAATGACCGGCGTTTCCCACCGTTGGAGCCGGAAGAGTTGCCGCAAGCACAGATTGAGATTTCCATCCTGACCCCCTATCGGCCGGTGTCTTCGTACGAGGACATCCAAGTCGGCCGCGACGGCGTTCTGCTCGAAAAGGACGGCCGCTCGGCTGTCTTCCTCCCGCAAGTGGCGACGGAACAGGGCTGGGACCGCGATCAGATGCTCGAGCAGCTTTGTGCCAAAGCCGGCCTGCCGCGCGACGCGTGGCGGACCGGCGCGAGATTCCAGACATTCCAAGCCAAGGTGTTCAGCGAGTCGGATTTCGACCGCTGA
- a CDS encoding DNA polymerase has translation MRPPDSDEVRWLFLDLNSYFASVEQQVNPKLRGRPVGILPLLAETSCCIAASREAKKFGIRTGTLAREARRLCPGIHLIESRPQRYVEYHDKIVAAVESCTPVTAIHSIDEMACRLSRGERDPAAAVALARMIKRTIHDTVGEVLTCSVGLAPNKWLAKVGTDMQKPDGLVVIRQHDLPEILFTLQPIDLPGIGPRMNKRLEARGITTVKRLCELSEKQMRQLWGGIVGERFWHWLHGHDIPDVVTHQSSLGHSHVLGPDVRSEAAAYGVLQRLLHKAAARLRLGNLWTTGMIVFVKFYGDRSWEEKAVFQECQDTLTLLQTLQVLWRRRPSFEHSTPQLVGLNLVGLVPDEQHNLPLLGDGKREALSRALDRINAKYGGRTLYFGGIHDYRTTAPVRIGFTNIPKECDWA, from the coding sequence ATGCGGCCCCCCGATTCCGACGAAGTGCGCTGGCTGTTTCTCGACTTGAACTCGTACTTTGCCTCCGTCGAGCAGCAGGTCAATCCCAAGTTGCGCGGCCGGCCGGTCGGGATACTCCCCCTGCTGGCCGAGACCTCCTGCTGTATCGCCGCCAGCCGCGAGGCGAAGAAGTTCGGCATCCGCACCGGGACGCTGGCCCGCGAGGCGCGTCGCCTGTGCCCCGGCATCCACCTGATCGAATCGCGCCCGCAGCGGTATGTCGAGTACCACGACAAGATCGTCGCGGCGGTCGAGTCATGCACGCCCGTCACCGCGATTCACTCAATCGATGAAATGGCGTGCCGGTTGAGCCGGGGCGAACGGGATCCGGCCGCCGCCGTGGCACTGGCGCGGATGATCAAACGCACGATCCATGACACCGTCGGCGAAGTGCTGACGTGCTCCGTCGGTTTGGCGCCCAACAAGTGGTTGGCCAAGGTGGGCACCGATATGCAGAAACCCGACGGGCTTGTGGTGATCCGGCAACACGACCTCCCCGAGATTCTCTTTACTCTGCAACCGATCGATCTGCCCGGCATCGGGCCGCGCATGAACAAACGACTCGAGGCACGCGGCATCACCACGGTCAAACGACTCTGCGAGTTGAGCGAGAAGCAAATGCGGCAACTCTGGGGCGGGATTGTCGGCGAGCGCTTCTGGCACTGGCTGCACGGACATGACATCCCCGACGTGGTGACGCACCAAAGCTCGCTGGGACACTCCCATGTCTTGGGGCCGGACGTGCGCAGCGAGGCGGCGGCCTATGGGGTGTTGCAGCGCCTGCTGCACAAGGCGGCGGCACGGCTGCGTCTGGGGAATCTGTGGACCACGGGCATGATCGTGTTTGTGAAGTTCTATGGCGACCGCTCCTGGGAGGAGAAGGCCGTCTTCCAGGAGTGTCAGGACACACTGACCCTGTTGCAGACCCTGCAAGTTCTTTGGCGCAGGCGCCCCTCGTTTGAACACAGCACACCCCAATTGGTCGGGCTCAACCTCGTCGGCCTGGTTCCGGACGAGCAACACAACCTCCCCCTCCTCGGAGACGGCAAGCGCGAAGCGCTGTCGCGGGCGTTGGATCGCATCAATGCCAAGTACGGCGGCCGGACACTCTACTTCGGCGGCATTCACGACTATCGTACCACGGCCCCGGTGCGCATCGGCTTCACCAACATCCCCAAGGAGTGCGACTGGGCCTGA